The Candidatus Rokuibacteriota bacterium genome includes a region encoding these proteins:
- the atpG gene encoding ATP synthase F1 subunit gamma codes for MATLREVRRRIRSVQSTQKITRAMKLVAAAKLRRAQERIVEARPYASKMSELLASLALRVSPEQHPLLARRETARRLVLIIAADKGLCGAFNANVLRRSLEFIRGSGETAVTLVVVGRKVRDHYRRRAFSIKSEMVGFFDRLAYSHAQELAARVIDAYAAGEVDEVHLIYNEFRSVTVQRVVRVQLLPIESAPEGADAPLVDYLYEPSPDAILAALLPRHVTTQVYRALMESLAGEYGARMTAMDAATKNAQEMIELLTIQYNKARQERITKELLDIVGGAEALRKAVE; via the coding sequence ATGGCGACACTTCGCGAGGTCCGGCGGCGGATCCGCTCGGTCCAGTCCACGCAGAAGATCACCCGCGCGATGAAGCTCGTCGCGGCGGCCAAGCTCCGCCGCGCCCAGGAGCGGATCGTCGAGGCGCGTCCCTACGCCTCGAAGATGTCCGAGCTGCTGGCAAGCCTGGCCCTCCGGGTGAGCCCCGAGCAGCACCCGCTGCTGGCCCGGCGGGAAACCGCGCGGCGCCTGGTCCTCATCATCGCCGCCGACAAGGGGCTCTGCGGCGCCTTCAACGCCAACGTCCTGAGGCGCTCGCTGGAGTTCATCCGCGGGTCGGGGGAGACCGCGGTGACCCTGGTCGTCGTCGGGCGCAAGGTCCGCGACCACTACCGTCGCCGCGCGTTCAGCATCAAGTCGGAGATGGTGGGCTTCTTCGATCGCCTGGCGTACTCCCACGCTCAGGAGCTCGCGGCCCGGGTCATCGACGCGTACGCCGCGGGGGAGGTGGACGAGGTCCACCTGATCTATAACGAGTTCCGCTCGGTCACGGTTCAGCGCGTCGTGCGGGTGCAGCTCCTCCCGATCGAGTCGGCCCCGGAAGGAGCCGATGCACCGCTCGTGGACTATCTCTACGAGCCGTCCCCGGACGCGATCCTGGCCGCGCTCCTCCCCAGGCACGTGACGACCCAGGTCTATCGGGCCCTCATGGAGTCGCTGGCCGGGGAGTACGGCGCCCGGATGACCGCCATGGATGCCGCGACGAAGAACGCTCAGGAGATGATCGAGCTGCTGACGATCCAGTACAACAAAGCCCGCCAGGAGCGGATCACAAAAGAGCTTCTGGACATCGTGGGCGGCGCCGAGGCCCTCAGGAAGGCGGTCGAATAG
- a CDS encoding F0F1 ATP synthase subunit alpha, with protein sequence MIKAGEISEIIKRQLQGYEAEVDLRETGRVIEVGDGIARVYGLEHAMAGELLEFPEGIFGMVLNLEEDNVGAVLLGEDTHIREGDPVKRTKRIAQVPVGEALVGRVVNAVGQPIDGKGPIQAKEFRPIERYAPGVVDRRPVKEPLQTGIKAIDAMIPIGRGQRELIIGDRQTGKTAIAVDTIINQKGQGVYCFYVAVGQKRSTVAQVVKILEDTGAMAYTTVVAATASEPAPLQYVAPYAGCAMAEYFRDSGRHTLCIYDDLSKHAQSYRQLSLLLRRPPGREAYPGDVFYLHSRLLERAAKLNDELGGGSLTALPIIETQLGDVSAYIPTNVISITDGQIYLETDLFFAGIRPAVNVGLSVSRVGGNAQVRAMRQVAGKLRLDLAQFRELAAFAQFGSELDRATQLQLARGLRMVEVLKQGQYAPVSMEKQVVIIYAGTQGHLDDLPADAVAPFEEFLYPFVERRAPQVYGEISDKKELSEGLRQALDQVIQEAKAEFVQAKGIKAA encoded by the coding sequence ATGATCAAGGCGGGGGAGATCAGCGAGATCATCAAGCGGCAGCTCCAGGGGTACGAGGCCGAGGTCGACCTGAGGGAGACGGGACGCGTGATCGAGGTCGGCGACGGCATCGCGCGCGTCTACGGCCTGGAGCACGCGATGGCCGGCGAGCTCCTCGAGTTCCCGGAGGGCATCTTCGGCATGGTGCTGAACCTCGAGGAAGACAACGTCGGCGCCGTGCTCCTGGGCGAGGACACCCACATTCGCGAGGGCGATCCGGTCAAGCGGACCAAGCGGATCGCCCAGGTTCCCGTCGGGGAGGCGCTGGTCGGGCGCGTGGTGAATGCTGTCGGCCAGCCCATCGACGGCAAGGGGCCGATCCAGGCGAAGGAGTTCCGGCCGATCGAGCGCTACGCCCCGGGCGTGGTGGACCGCCGCCCGGTCAAGGAGCCGCTCCAGACCGGGATCAAGGCGATCGACGCCATGATTCCCATCGGGCGCGGCCAGCGCGAGCTGATCATCGGCGACCGGCAGACCGGGAAGACTGCCATCGCCGTGGACACGATCATCAACCAGAAGGGGCAGGGGGTGTACTGCTTCTACGTCGCCGTCGGGCAGAAACGCTCGACCGTGGCTCAGGTGGTTAAGATCCTCGAGGACACCGGGGCGATGGCCTATACGACCGTGGTCGCGGCCACGGCGTCGGAGCCCGCGCCGCTCCAGTACGTGGCCCCGTACGCGGGCTGCGCCATGGCCGAGTACTTCCGCGACAGCGGGCGGCACACGCTCTGCATCTACGACGACCTCTCGAAGCACGCCCAGTCCTACCGGCAGCTCTCGCTGCTCCTCCGCCGGCCGCCCGGACGCGAGGCCTATCCGGGCGATGTCTTCTACCTGCACTCGCGGCTCCTCGAGCGGGCCGCCAAGCTCAACGACGAGCTGGGCGGCGGCTCGCTCACGGCGCTGCCGATCATCGAGACCCAGCTCGGCGACGTCTCCGCGTACATCCCCACCAACGTCATCTCGATCACCGACGGCCAGATCTACCTGGAGACCGACCTCTTCTTCGCCGGGATCCGGCCCGCTGTAAACGTGGGGCTGTCCGTCTCCCGCGTCGGCGGCAACGCCCAGGTCAGGGCGATGCGTCAGGTGGCGGGGAAGCTCCGGCTGGACCTCGCGCAGTTCCGCGAACTGGCGGCCTTCGCCCAGTTCGGGTCCGAGCTGGACCGGGCCACCCAGCTCCAGCTCGCCCGTGGTCTGCGCATGGTGGAGGTGCTGAAGCAGGGGCAGTACGCGCCGGTCTCGATGGAGAAGCAGGTCGTGATCATCTACGCGGGCACCCAGGGACACCTGGACGACCTGCCGGCGGACGCGGTCGCGCCCTTCGAGGAGTTCCTGTACCCCTTCGTCGAGCGCCGCGCTCCCCAGGTCTACGGCGAGATCAGCGACAAGAAGGAGCTGTCGGAGGGTCTCCGCCAGGCCCTGGACCAGGTCATCCAGGAAGCCAAGGCCGAGTTCGTTCAGGCCAAGGGCATCAAGGCCGCGTAA